One segment of Acidimicrobiales bacterium DNA contains the following:
- a CDS encoding rod shape-determining protein, producing the protein MARDLAIDLGTANTLVYARGEGVVLAEPSVIAINERTSEVLAMGDEAWHMIGRTPEHVVAQRPLRKGAITDFEVTQRMVRLLLERVGVSRFNRPKVLICVPSAITAVERRAVTDAARRAGATDAQLIEQPLAAAIGANLPISEPVGNMVVDIGGGTSESALLSLGGVVALEAVRVGSFDIDAAIQAYVRREYGLAIGERTAEEIKWTIGSAAPTPEEGRAEVKGRELMSGLPKTVVLTPLEIRRAIEEPVAAMVESVVQCLAQAPPELAQDLLAHGICLVGGGSLLRGLDVRIAEDAGVPVVKVETPMECVVLGAGHCIESFEAMRVMFMEGRR; encoded by the coding sequence CGACCTAGGCACGGCCAACACCCTGGTCTATGCCCGAGGTGAGGGGGTGGTGCTGGCTGAGCCATCGGTGATCGCCATTAACGAGCGCACCAGCGAGGTGCTTGCCATGGGCGACGAGGCGTGGCACATGATCGGCCGCACACCGGAGCACGTGGTGGCCCAGCGGCCACTCCGCAAGGGGGCCATCACCGACTTTGAGGTGACCCAGCGGATGGTTCGCCTGCTGTTGGAACGGGTTGGGGTGAGCCGGTTTAACCGGCCGAAGGTCCTGATCTGCGTCCCGTCGGCCATCACCGCTGTAGAGCGGCGTGCGGTCACCGACGCAGCGCGTCGGGCCGGCGCCACCGACGCCCAGTTGATCGAGCAGCCGTTGGCCGCTGCGATAGGCGCGAACCTGCCGATCTCCGAACCGGTCGGGAACATGGTCGTCGACATCGGGGGTGGCACGTCGGAATCCGCGTTGCTCTCACTGGGGGGGGTGGTGGCCCTCGAGGCGGTGCGGGTCGGGTCGTTTGACATCGATGCCGCCATCCAGGCGTACGTGCGTCGGGAGTACGGACTGGCCATCGGCGAGCGCACCGCCGAGGAGATCAAGTGGACGATCGGTTCGGCGGCGCCAACGCCCGAGGAGGGCCGGGCGGAGGTCAAGGGACGGGAGCTCATGAGCGGCCTCCCCAAGACGGTGGTGCTAACCCCGCTGGAGATCCGTCGGGCCATCGAGGAGCCGGTGGCCGCCATGGTCGAGTCGGTGGTTCAGTGCCTGGCCCAGGCTCCACCGGAGCTGGCTCAGGACCTGTTGGCCCACGGGATCTGCCTGGTGGGCGGGGGGAGTCTGCTACGGGGACTTGACGTACGGATCGCCGAGGATGCGGGCGTACCGGTGGTGAAGGTCGAGACTCCCATGG